In Salmo salar chromosome ssa24, Ssal_v3.1, whole genome shotgun sequence, the following proteins share a genomic window:
- the LOC100500787 gene encoding myocyte-specific enhancer factor 2C isoform X1, whose amino-acid sequence MGRKKIQITRIMDERNRQVTFTKRKFGLMKKAYELSVLCDCEIALIIFNSTNKLFQYASTDMDKVLLKYTEYNEPHESRTNSDIVETLRKKGLNGCDSPDPDADDSVGHSPESEEKYRKINEDIDLMISRQRLCQGVPSSNYEMPVSIPVSNQNSLIYSHPGGSLGNHNLLPLAHHMQRNSMSPGVTHRPPSAGGLMGADLTTGAGTSAGNGYGNHHRNSPGLLVSPGSMNKSMQAKSPQTMNLGMNSNRKPDLRVLVPPGVKNNMPSISEDVDLLLNQRINNSQSAQSLATPVVSVATPTLPGQGMGGYPSAMSTSYGTEYSLSSADLSSLSGFNSGSSLHLGSMSGWQQQHLQNMQQHSALSQLGNCNSNHLCHNSNLSLPSAQSLHIKSEPVSPPRDRTSSTPGGYGVPLQQNPSSRQDSGRSPVDSLSSCSSSHEGSDRDEHRNEFHSPLGMSRPTLDGRESPSVKRVRLSEGWAT is encoded by the exons GTGACGTTTACGAAGAGGAAGTTTGGCCTGATGAAGAAGGCATATGAGCTGAGCGTGCTGTGTGACTGTGAGATCGCTCTCATCATCTTCAACAGCACCAATAAGCTGTTCCAATATGCCAGCACCGACATGGACAAGGTGCTGCTCAAGTACACCGAGTACAACGAGCCCCACGAGAGCAGGACCAACTCTGACATTGTGGAA ACATTGAGAAAGAAGGGCCTAAATGGCTGTGACAGCCCTGACCCCGACGCAGACGACTCCGTCGGCCACAGCCCTGAGTCTGAGGAAAAGTACAGGAAAATAAACGAAGACATTGATCTGATGATCAGCAGACAGAGACTGTGT CAGGGTGTTCCCTCCTCCAACTACGAGATGCCGGTGTCCATCCCTGTTAGCAACCAGAACAGTCTCATCTACAGCCACCCAGGAGGTTCCCTAGGCAACCACAACCTGCTGCCCCTGGCACACCACATGCAGAGGAACAGCATGTCCCCCGGTGTCACACATAGACCTCCCAGTGCAG GTGGCCTCATGGGTGCTGACCTCACCACTGGCGCGGGCACCAGTGCTG GCAACGGCTACGGGAACCACCACCGTAACTCGCCTGGTCTACTGGTCTCTCCGGGCAGCATGAACAAGAGCATGCAGGCCAAGTCTCCCCAGACTATGAACCTGGGTATGAACAGCAACCGCAAGCCTGACCTGCGGGTGCTTGTTCCCCCTGGAGTCAAGAACAACATGCCCTCCATC TCTGAGGATGTCGATCTGCTATTG AACCAGAGAATAAACAACTCCCAGTCTGCACAGTCATTGGCCACCCCTGTGGTTTCAGTAGCAACGCCCACACTACCTGGGCAAGGAATGGGCGGTTACCCATCAGCCATGTCCACTTCATACGGTACTG aatactCGCTGAGCAGTGCAGACCTATCCTCCCTGTCCGGCTTTAACAGTGGTAGCTCCCTCCACCTGGGCTCCATGAGCGGATGGCAACAGCAACACCTCCAGAACATGCAGCAGCACTCTGCCCTCAGTCAGCTAGG AAATTGCAATAGCAATCACTTATGTCACAATTCAAATCTCTCCCTGCCTTCTGCTCAAAGCCTGCACATCAAGTCCGAACCTGTTTCTCCTCCTAGAGATCGCACCAGCAGCACACCGGGGGGCTACGGCGTCCCGCTGCAACAGAACCCCTCGTCCCGCCAGGACTCAGGCCGCTCCCCTGTCGACAGCCTGAGTAGCTGCAGCAGCTCCCACGAGGGCAGCGACCGCGACGAGCACAGGAACGAGTTCCACTCTCCACTGGGAATGTCCCGGCCCACCCTGGACGGGCGCGAGAGCCCCTCGGTCAAACGCGTGCGCCTGTCCGAGGGATGGGCCACATGA
- the LOC100500787 gene encoding myocyte-specific enhancer factor 2C isoform X10, translating to MGRKKIQITRIMDERNRQVTFTKRKFGLMKKAYELSVLCDCEIALIIFNSTNKLFQYASTDMDKVLLKYTEYNEPHESRTNSDIVETLRKKGLNGCDSPDPDADDSVGHSPESEEKYRKINEDIDLMISRQRLCGVPSSNYEMPVSIPVSNQNSLIYSHPGGSLGNHNLLPLAHHMQRNSMSPGVTHRPPSAGGLMGADLTTGAGTSAGNGYGNHHRNSPGLLVSPGSMNKSMQAKSPQTMNLGMNSNRKPDLRVLVPPGVKNNMPSINQRINNSQSAQSLATPVVSVATPTLPGQGMGGYPSAMSTSYGTEYSLSSADLSSLSGFNSGSSLHLGSMSGWQQQHLQNMQQHSALSQLG from the exons GTGACGTTTACGAAGAGGAAGTTTGGCCTGATGAAGAAGGCATATGAGCTGAGCGTGCTGTGTGACTGTGAGATCGCTCTCATCATCTTCAACAGCACCAATAAGCTGTTCCAATATGCCAGCACCGACATGGACAAGGTGCTGCTCAAGTACACCGAGTACAACGAGCCCCACGAGAGCAGGACCAACTCTGACATTGTGGAA ACATTGAGAAAGAAGGGCCTAAATGGCTGTGACAGCCCTGACCCCGACGCAGACGACTCCGTCGGCCACAGCCCTGAGTCTGAGGAAAAGTACAGGAAAATAAACGAAGACATTGATCTGATGATCAGCAGACAGAGACTGTGT GGTGTTCCCTCCTCCAACTACGAGATGCCGGTGTCCATCCCTGTTAGCAACCAGAACAGTCTCATCTACAGCCACCCAGGAGGTTCCCTAGGCAACCACAACCTGCTGCCCCTGGCACACCACATGCAGAGGAACAGCATGTCCCCCGGTGTCACACATAGACCTCCCAGTGCAG GTGGCCTCATGGGTGCTGACCTCACCACTGGCGCGGGCACCAGTGCTG GCAACGGCTACGGGAACCACCACCGTAACTCGCCTGGTCTACTGGTCTCTCCGGGCAGCATGAACAAGAGCATGCAGGCCAAGTCTCCCCAGACTATGAACCTGGGTATGAACAGCAACCGCAAGCCTGACCTGCGGGTGCTTGTTCCCCCTGGAGTCAAGAACAACATGCCCTCCATC AACCAGAGAATAAACAACTCCCAGTCTGCACAGTCATTGGCCACCCCTGTGGTTTCAGTAGCAACGCCCACACTACCTGGGCAAGGAATGGGCGGTTACCCATCAGCCATGTCCACTTCATACGGTACTG aatactCGCTGAGCAGTGCAGACCTATCCTCCCTGTCCGGCTTTAACAGTGGTAGCTCCCTCCACCTGGGCTCCATGAGCGGATGGCAACAGCAACACCTCCAGAACATGCAGCAGCACTCTGCCCTCAGTCAGCTAGGGTAA
- the LOC100500787 gene encoding myocyte-specific enhancer factor 2C isoform X7, with translation MGRKKIQITRIMDERNRQVTFTKRKFGLMKKAYELSVLCDCEIALIIFNSTNKLFQYASTDMDKVLLKYTEYNEPHESRTNSDIVETLRKKGLNGCDSPDPDADDSVGHSPESEEKYRKINEDIDLMISRQRLCGVPSSNYEMPVSIPVSNQNSLIYSHPGGSLGNHNLLPLAHHMQRNSMSPGVTHRPPSAGGLMGADLTTGAGTSAGNGYGNHHRNSPGLLVSPGSMNKSMQAKSPQTMNLGMNSNRKPDLRVLVPPGVKNNMPSINQRINNSQSAQSLATPVVSVATPTLPGQGMGGYPSAMSTSYGTEYSLSSADLSSLSGFNSGSSLHLGSMSGWQQQHLQNMQQHSALSQLGDRTSSTPGGYGVPLQQNPSSRQDSGRSPVDSLSSCSSSHEGSDRDEHRNEFHSPLGMSRPTLDGRESPSVKRVRLSEGWAT, from the exons GTGACGTTTACGAAGAGGAAGTTTGGCCTGATGAAGAAGGCATATGAGCTGAGCGTGCTGTGTGACTGTGAGATCGCTCTCATCATCTTCAACAGCACCAATAAGCTGTTCCAATATGCCAGCACCGACATGGACAAGGTGCTGCTCAAGTACACCGAGTACAACGAGCCCCACGAGAGCAGGACCAACTCTGACATTGTGGAA ACATTGAGAAAGAAGGGCCTAAATGGCTGTGACAGCCCTGACCCCGACGCAGACGACTCCGTCGGCCACAGCCCTGAGTCTGAGGAAAAGTACAGGAAAATAAACGAAGACATTGATCTGATGATCAGCAGACAGAGACTGTGT GGTGTTCCCTCCTCCAACTACGAGATGCCGGTGTCCATCCCTGTTAGCAACCAGAACAGTCTCATCTACAGCCACCCAGGAGGTTCCCTAGGCAACCACAACCTGCTGCCCCTGGCACACCACATGCAGAGGAACAGCATGTCCCCCGGTGTCACACATAGACCTCCCAGTGCAG GTGGCCTCATGGGTGCTGACCTCACCACTGGCGCGGGCACCAGTGCTG GCAACGGCTACGGGAACCACCACCGTAACTCGCCTGGTCTACTGGTCTCTCCGGGCAGCATGAACAAGAGCATGCAGGCCAAGTCTCCCCAGACTATGAACCTGGGTATGAACAGCAACCGCAAGCCTGACCTGCGGGTGCTTGTTCCCCCTGGAGTCAAGAACAACATGCCCTCCATC AACCAGAGAATAAACAACTCCCAGTCTGCACAGTCATTGGCCACCCCTGTGGTTTCAGTAGCAACGCCCACACTACCTGGGCAAGGAATGGGCGGTTACCCATCAGCCATGTCCACTTCATACGGTACTG aatactCGCTGAGCAGTGCAGACCTATCCTCCCTGTCCGGCTTTAACAGTGGTAGCTCCCTCCACCTGGGCTCCATGAGCGGATGGCAACAGCAACACCTCCAGAACATGCAGCAGCACTCTGCCCTCAGTCAGCTAGG AGATCGCACCAGCAGCACACCGGGGGGCTACGGCGTCCCGCTGCAACAGAACCCCTCGTCCCGCCAGGACTCAGGCCGCTCCCCTGTCGACAGCCTGAGTAGCTGCAGCAGCTCCCACGAGGGCAGCGACCGCGACGAGCACAGGAACGAGTTCCACTCTCCACTGGGAATGTCCCGGCCCACCCTGGACGGGCGCGAGAGCCCCTCGGTCAAACGCGTGCGCCTGTCCGAGGGATGGGCCACATGA
- the LOC100500787 gene encoding myocyte-specific enhancer factor 2C isoform X5, whose protein sequence is MGRKKIQITRIMDERNRQVTFTKRKFGLMKKAYELSVLCDCEIALIIFNSTNKLFQYASTDMDKVLLKYTEYNEPHESRTNSDIVETLRKKGLNGCDSPDPDADDSVGHSPESEEKYRKINEDIDLMISRQRLCQGVPSSNYEMPVSIPVSNQNSLIYSHPGGSLGNHNLLPLAHHMQRNSMSPGVTHRPPSAGGLMGADLTTGAGTSAGNGYGNHHRNSPGLLVSPGSMNKSMQAKSPQTMNLGMNSNRKPDLRVLVPPGVKNNMPSISEDVDLLLNQRINNSQSAQSLATPVVSVATPTLPGQGMGGYPSAMSTSYGTEYSLSSADLSSLSGFNSGSSLHLGSMSGWQQQHLQNMQQHSALSQLGDRTSSTPGGYGVPLQQNPSSRQDSGRSPVDSLSSCSSSHEGSDRDEHRNEFHSPLGMSRPTLDGRESPSVKRVRLSEGWAT, encoded by the exons GTGACGTTTACGAAGAGGAAGTTTGGCCTGATGAAGAAGGCATATGAGCTGAGCGTGCTGTGTGACTGTGAGATCGCTCTCATCATCTTCAACAGCACCAATAAGCTGTTCCAATATGCCAGCACCGACATGGACAAGGTGCTGCTCAAGTACACCGAGTACAACGAGCCCCACGAGAGCAGGACCAACTCTGACATTGTGGAA ACATTGAGAAAGAAGGGCCTAAATGGCTGTGACAGCCCTGACCCCGACGCAGACGACTCCGTCGGCCACAGCCCTGAGTCTGAGGAAAAGTACAGGAAAATAAACGAAGACATTGATCTGATGATCAGCAGACAGAGACTGTGT CAGGGTGTTCCCTCCTCCAACTACGAGATGCCGGTGTCCATCCCTGTTAGCAACCAGAACAGTCTCATCTACAGCCACCCAGGAGGTTCCCTAGGCAACCACAACCTGCTGCCCCTGGCACACCACATGCAGAGGAACAGCATGTCCCCCGGTGTCACACATAGACCTCCCAGTGCAG GTGGCCTCATGGGTGCTGACCTCACCACTGGCGCGGGCACCAGTGCTG GCAACGGCTACGGGAACCACCACCGTAACTCGCCTGGTCTACTGGTCTCTCCGGGCAGCATGAACAAGAGCATGCAGGCCAAGTCTCCCCAGACTATGAACCTGGGTATGAACAGCAACCGCAAGCCTGACCTGCGGGTGCTTGTTCCCCCTGGAGTCAAGAACAACATGCCCTCCATC TCTGAGGATGTCGATCTGCTATTG AACCAGAGAATAAACAACTCCCAGTCTGCACAGTCATTGGCCACCCCTGTGGTTTCAGTAGCAACGCCCACACTACCTGGGCAAGGAATGGGCGGTTACCCATCAGCCATGTCCACTTCATACGGTACTG aatactCGCTGAGCAGTGCAGACCTATCCTCCCTGTCCGGCTTTAACAGTGGTAGCTCCCTCCACCTGGGCTCCATGAGCGGATGGCAACAGCAACACCTCCAGAACATGCAGCAGCACTCTGCCCTCAGTCAGCTAGG AGATCGCACCAGCAGCACACCGGGGGGCTACGGCGTCCCGCTGCAACAGAACCCCTCGTCCCGCCAGGACTCAGGCCGCTCCCCTGTCGACAGCCTGAGTAGCTGCAGCAGCTCCCACGAGGGCAGCGACCGCGACGAGCACAGGAACGAGTTCCACTCTCCACTGGGAATGTCCCGGCCCACCCTGGACGGGCGCGAGAGCCCCTCGGTCAAACGCGTGCGCCTGTCCGAGGGATGGGCCACATGA
- the LOC100500787 gene encoding myocyte-specific enhancer factor 2C isoform X8 → MGRKKIQITRIMDERNRQVTFTKRKFGLMKKAYELSVLCDCEIALIIFNSTNKLFQYASTDMDKVLLKYTEYNEPHESRTNSDIVETLRKKGLNGCDSPDPDADDSVGHSPESEEKYRKINEDIDLMISRQRLCQGVPSSNYEMPVSIPVSNQNSLIYSHPGGSLGNHNLLPLAHHMQRNSMSPGVTHRPPSAGGLMGADLTTGAGTSAGNGYGNHHRNSPGLLVSPGSMNKSMQAKSPQTMNLGMNSNRKPDLRVLVPPGVKNNMPSINQRINNSQSAQSLATPVVSVATPTLPGQGMGGYPSAMSTSYGTEYSLSSADLSSLSGFNSGSSLHLGSMSGWQQQHLQNMQQHSALSQLG, encoded by the exons GTGACGTTTACGAAGAGGAAGTTTGGCCTGATGAAGAAGGCATATGAGCTGAGCGTGCTGTGTGACTGTGAGATCGCTCTCATCATCTTCAACAGCACCAATAAGCTGTTCCAATATGCCAGCACCGACATGGACAAGGTGCTGCTCAAGTACACCGAGTACAACGAGCCCCACGAGAGCAGGACCAACTCTGACATTGTGGAA ACATTGAGAAAGAAGGGCCTAAATGGCTGTGACAGCCCTGACCCCGACGCAGACGACTCCGTCGGCCACAGCCCTGAGTCTGAGGAAAAGTACAGGAAAATAAACGAAGACATTGATCTGATGATCAGCAGACAGAGACTGTGT CAGGGTGTTCCCTCCTCCAACTACGAGATGCCGGTGTCCATCCCTGTTAGCAACCAGAACAGTCTCATCTACAGCCACCCAGGAGGTTCCCTAGGCAACCACAACCTGCTGCCCCTGGCACACCACATGCAGAGGAACAGCATGTCCCCCGGTGTCACACATAGACCTCCCAGTGCAG GTGGCCTCATGGGTGCTGACCTCACCACTGGCGCGGGCACCAGTGCTG GCAACGGCTACGGGAACCACCACCGTAACTCGCCTGGTCTACTGGTCTCTCCGGGCAGCATGAACAAGAGCATGCAGGCCAAGTCTCCCCAGACTATGAACCTGGGTATGAACAGCAACCGCAAGCCTGACCTGCGGGTGCTTGTTCCCCCTGGAGTCAAGAACAACATGCCCTCCATC AACCAGAGAATAAACAACTCCCAGTCTGCACAGTCATTGGCCACCCCTGTGGTTTCAGTAGCAACGCCCACACTACCTGGGCAAGGAATGGGCGGTTACCCATCAGCCATGTCCACTTCATACGGTACTG aatactCGCTGAGCAGTGCAGACCTATCCTCCCTGTCCGGCTTTAACAGTGGTAGCTCCCTCCACCTGGGCTCCATGAGCGGATGGCAACAGCAACACCTCCAGAACATGCAGCAGCACTCTGCCCTCAGTCAGCTAGGGTAA
- the LOC100500787 gene encoding myocyte-specific enhancer factor 2C isoform X3, giving the protein MGRKKIQITRIMDERNRQVTFTKRKFGLMKKAYELSVLCDCEIALIIFNSTNKLFQYASTDMDKVLLKYTEYNEPHESRTNSDIVETLRKKGLNGCDSPDPDADDSVGHSPESEEKYRKINEDIDLMISRQRLCQGVPSSNYEMPVSIPVSNQNSLIYSHPGGSLGNHNLLPLAHHMQRNSMSPGVTHRPPSAGGLMGADLTTGAGTSAGNGYGNHHRNSPGLLVSPGSMNKSMQAKSPQTMNLGMNSNRKPDLRVLVPPGVKNNMPSINQRINNSQSAQSLATPVVSVATPTLPGQGMGGYPSAMSTSYGTEYSLSSADLSSLSGFNSGSSLHLGSMSGWQQQHLQNMQQHSALSQLGNCNSNHLCHNSNLSLPSAQSLHIKSEPVSPPRDRTSSTPGGYGVPLQQNPSSRQDSGRSPVDSLSSCSSSHEGSDRDEHRNEFHSPLGMSRPTLDGRESPSVKRVRLSEGWAT; this is encoded by the exons GTGACGTTTACGAAGAGGAAGTTTGGCCTGATGAAGAAGGCATATGAGCTGAGCGTGCTGTGTGACTGTGAGATCGCTCTCATCATCTTCAACAGCACCAATAAGCTGTTCCAATATGCCAGCACCGACATGGACAAGGTGCTGCTCAAGTACACCGAGTACAACGAGCCCCACGAGAGCAGGACCAACTCTGACATTGTGGAA ACATTGAGAAAGAAGGGCCTAAATGGCTGTGACAGCCCTGACCCCGACGCAGACGACTCCGTCGGCCACAGCCCTGAGTCTGAGGAAAAGTACAGGAAAATAAACGAAGACATTGATCTGATGATCAGCAGACAGAGACTGTGT CAGGGTGTTCCCTCCTCCAACTACGAGATGCCGGTGTCCATCCCTGTTAGCAACCAGAACAGTCTCATCTACAGCCACCCAGGAGGTTCCCTAGGCAACCACAACCTGCTGCCCCTGGCACACCACATGCAGAGGAACAGCATGTCCCCCGGTGTCACACATAGACCTCCCAGTGCAG GTGGCCTCATGGGTGCTGACCTCACCACTGGCGCGGGCACCAGTGCTG GCAACGGCTACGGGAACCACCACCGTAACTCGCCTGGTCTACTGGTCTCTCCGGGCAGCATGAACAAGAGCATGCAGGCCAAGTCTCCCCAGACTATGAACCTGGGTATGAACAGCAACCGCAAGCCTGACCTGCGGGTGCTTGTTCCCCCTGGAGTCAAGAACAACATGCCCTCCATC AACCAGAGAATAAACAACTCCCAGTCTGCACAGTCATTGGCCACCCCTGTGGTTTCAGTAGCAACGCCCACACTACCTGGGCAAGGAATGGGCGGTTACCCATCAGCCATGTCCACTTCATACGGTACTG aatactCGCTGAGCAGTGCAGACCTATCCTCCCTGTCCGGCTTTAACAGTGGTAGCTCCCTCCACCTGGGCTCCATGAGCGGATGGCAACAGCAACACCTCCAGAACATGCAGCAGCACTCTGCCCTCAGTCAGCTAGG AAATTGCAATAGCAATCACTTATGTCACAATTCAAATCTCTCCCTGCCTTCTGCTCAAAGCCTGCACATCAAGTCCGAACCTGTTTCTCCTCCTAGAGATCGCACCAGCAGCACACCGGGGGGCTACGGCGTCCCGCTGCAACAGAACCCCTCGTCCCGCCAGGACTCAGGCCGCTCCCCTGTCGACAGCCTGAGTAGCTGCAGCAGCTCCCACGAGGGCAGCGACCGCGACGAGCACAGGAACGAGTTCCACTCTCCACTGGGAATGTCCCGGCCCACCCTGGACGGGCGCGAGAGCCCCTCGGTCAAACGCGTGCGCCTGTCCGAGGGATGGGCCACATGA
- the LOC100500787 gene encoding myocyte-specific enhancer factor 2C isoform X6, with translation MGRKKIQITRIMDERNRQVTFTKRKFGLMKKAYELSVLCDCEIALIIFNSTNKLFQYASTDMDKVLLKYTEYNEPHESRTNSDIVETLRKKGLNGCDSPDPDADDSVGHSPESEEKYRKINEDIDLMISRQRLCQGVPSSNYEMPVSIPVSNQNSLIYSHPGGSLGNHNLLPLAHHMQRNSMSPGVTHRPPSAGGLMGADLTTGAGTSAGNGYGNHHRNSPGLLVSPGSMNKSMQAKSPQTMNLGMNSNRKPDLRVLVPPGVKNNMPSINQRINNSQSAQSLATPVVSVATPTLPGQGMGGYPSAMSTSYGTEYSLSSADLSSLSGFNSGSSLHLGSMSGWQQQHLQNMQQHSALSQLGDRTSSTPGGYGVPLQQNPSSRQDSGRSPVDSLSSCSSSHEGSDRDEHRNEFHSPLGMSRPTLDGRESPSVKRVRLSEGWAT, from the exons GTGACGTTTACGAAGAGGAAGTTTGGCCTGATGAAGAAGGCATATGAGCTGAGCGTGCTGTGTGACTGTGAGATCGCTCTCATCATCTTCAACAGCACCAATAAGCTGTTCCAATATGCCAGCACCGACATGGACAAGGTGCTGCTCAAGTACACCGAGTACAACGAGCCCCACGAGAGCAGGACCAACTCTGACATTGTGGAA ACATTGAGAAAGAAGGGCCTAAATGGCTGTGACAGCCCTGACCCCGACGCAGACGACTCCGTCGGCCACAGCCCTGAGTCTGAGGAAAAGTACAGGAAAATAAACGAAGACATTGATCTGATGATCAGCAGACAGAGACTGTGT CAGGGTGTTCCCTCCTCCAACTACGAGATGCCGGTGTCCATCCCTGTTAGCAACCAGAACAGTCTCATCTACAGCCACCCAGGAGGTTCCCTAGGCAACCACAACCTGCTGCCCCTGGCACACCACATGCAGAGGAACAGCATGTCCCCCGGTGTCACACATAGACCTCCCAGTGCAG GTGGCCTCATGGGTGCTGACCTCACCACTGGCGCGGGCACCAGTGCTG GCAACGGCTACGGGAACCACCACCGTAACTCGCCTGGTCTACTGGTCTCTCCGGGCAGCATGAACAAGAGCATGCAGGCCAAGTCTCCCCAGACTATGAACCTGGGTATGAACAGCAACCGCAAGCCTGACCTGCGGGTGCTTGTTCCCCCTGGAGTCAAGAACAACATGCCCTCCATC AACCAGAGAATAAACAACTCCCAGTCTGCACAGTCATTGGCCACCCCTGTGGTTTCAGTAGCAACGCCCACACTACCTGGGCAAGGAATGGGCGGTTACCCATCAGCCATGTCCACTTCATACGGTACTG aatactCGCTGAGCAGTGCAGACCTATCCTCCCTGTCCGGCTTTAACAGTGGTAGCTCCCTCCACCTGGGCTCCATGAGCGGATGGCAACAGCAACACCTCCAGAACATGCAGCAGCACTCTGCCCTCAGTCAGCTAGG AGATCGCACCAGCAGCACACCGGGGGGCTACGGCGTCCCGCTGCAACAGAACCCCTCGTCCCGCCAGGACTCAGGCCGCTCCCCTGTCGACAGCCTGAGTAGCTGCAGCAGCTCCCACGAGGGCAGCGACCGCGACGAGCACAGGAACGAGTTCCACTCTCCACTGGGAATGTCCCGGCCCACCCTGGACGGGCGCGAGAGCCCCTCGGTCAAACGCGTGCGCCTGTCCGAGGGATGGGCCACATGA
- the LOC100500787 gene encoding myocyte-specific enhancer factor 2C isoform X9, protein MGRKKIQITRIMDERNRQVTFTKRKFGLMKKAYELSVLCDCEIALIIFNSTNKLFQYASTDMDKVLLKYTEYNEPHESRTNSDIVETLRKKGLNGCDSPDPDADDSVGHSPESEEKYRKINEDIDLMISRQRLCGVPSSNYEMPVSIPVSNQNSLIYSHPGGSLGNHNLLPLAHHMQRNSMSPGVTHRPPSAGGLMGADLTTGAGTSAGNGYGNHHRNSPGLLVSPGSMNKSMQAKSPQTMNLGMNSNRKPDLRVLVPPGVKNNMPSISEDVDLLLNQRINNSQSAQSLATPVVSVATPTLPGQGMGGYPSAMSTSYGTEYSLSSADLSSLSGFNSGSSLHLGSMSGWQQQHLQNMQQHSALSQLGDRTSSTPGGYGVPLQQNPSSRQDSGRSPVDSLSSCSSSHEGSDRDEHRNEFHSPLGMSRPTLDGRESPSVKRVRLSEGWAT, encoded by the exons GTGACGTTTACGAAGAGGAAGTTTGGCCTGATGAAGAAGGCATATGAGCTGAGCGTGCTGTGTGACTGTGAGATCGCTCTCATCATCTTCAACAGCACCAATAAGCTGTTCCAATATGCCAGCACCGACATGGACAAGGTGCTGCTCAAGTACACCGAGTACAACGAGCCCCACGAGAGCAGGACCAACTCTGACATTGTGGAA ACATTGAGAAAGAAGGGCCTAAATGGCTGTGACAGCCCTGACCCCGACGCAGACGACTCCGTCGGCCACAGCCCTGAGTCTGAGGAAAAGTACAGGAAAATAAACGAAGACATTGATCTGATGATCAGCAGACAGAGACTGTGT GGTGTTCCCTCCTCCAACTACGAGATGCCGGTGTCCATCCCTGTTAGCAACCAGAACAGTCTCATCTACAGCCACCCAGGAGGTTCCCTAGGCAACCACAACCTGCTGCCCCTGGCACACCACATGCAGAGGAACAGCATGTCCCCCGGTGTCACACATAGACCTCCCAGTGCAG GTGGCCTCATGGGTGCTGACCTCACCACTGGCGCGGGCACCAGTGCTG GCAACGGCTACGGGAACCACCACCGTAACTCGCCTGGTCTACTGGTCTCTCCGGGCAGCATGAACAAGAGCATGCAGGCCAAGTCTCCCCAGACTATGAACCTGGGTATGAACAGCAACCGCAAGCCTGACCTGCGGGTGCTTGTTCCCCCTGGAGTCAAGAACAACATGCCCTCCATC TCTGAGGATGTCGATCTGCTATTG AACCAGAGAATAAACAACTCCCAGTCTGCACAGTCATTGGCCACCCCTGTGGTTTCAGTAGCAACGCCCACACTACCTGGGCAAGGAATGGGCGGTTACCCATCAGCCATGTCCACTTCATACGGTACTG aatactCGCTGAGCAGTGCAGACCTATCCTCCCTGTCCGGCTTTAACAGTGGTAGCTCCCTCCACCTGGGCTCCATGAGCGGATGGCAACAGCAACACCTCCAGAACATGCAGCAGCACTCTGCCCTCAGTCAGCTAGG AGATCGCACCAGCAGCACACCGGGGGGCTACGGCGTCCCGCTGCAACAGAACCCCTCGTCCCGCCAGGACTCAGGCCGCTCCCCTGTCGACAGCCTGAGTAGCTGCAGCAGCTCCCACGAGGGCAGCGACCGCGACGAGCACAGGAACGAGTTCCACTCTCCACTGGGAATGTCCCGGCCCACCCTGGACGGGCGCGAGAGCCCCTCGGTCAAACGCGTGCGCCTGTCCGAGGGATGGGCCACATGA